One genomic window of Cupriavidus oxalaticus includes the following:
- a CDS encoding PLP-dependent aminotransferase family protein: protein MKWAISRRAQQLTSSAIREILKVTERPEVISFAGGLPSPASFPVAAMEAATARVFADNPQAALQYAATEGYLPLREFIAKRHGVGVERVLIVTGSQQALDLIAKVMIDPGSKVMVETPSYLGALQAFSLFEPEFVSIPTDDKGLVPEALTPELTAGARFLYALPNFQNPTGRRLPLERRQALVARAQELGVLVVEDDPYGALSYTGDQLPTLLSMNPDGVIYMGSFSKILAPGMRLGYVIAPPELHFKLCQAKQASDLHTPTFTQRVAYETVRDGLLDRHIPTIRELYSKQCQTMLDALKRHMPEGVTWNTPEGGMFIWMELPEGLDSMAILEEAVKRNVAYVPGAPFYASNPKRNALRLAFVTVPPERIEQGVAILGELFRESIAAAAARQARAA, encoded by the coding sequence ATGAAATGGGCCATCTCCCGCCGGGCGCAGCAACTGACCAGCTCGGCCATCCGCGAAATCCTCAAGGTCACCGAGCGTCCGGAAGTCATTTCCTTCGCCGGCGGCCTGCCCTCGCCGGCATCGTTCCCGGTAGCGGCCATGGAGGCAGCGACGGCCCGCGTATTCGCCGACAACCCGCAGGCGGCGCTGCAATACGCCGCCACCGAAGGCTACCTGCCGCTGCGTGAATTCATCGCCAAGCGCCACGGCGTGGGCGTCGAGCGCGTGCTGATCGTGACCGGCTCGCAGCAGGCGCTGGACCTGATCGCCAAGGTGATGATCGACCCGGGCAGCAAGGTGATGGTGGAAACCCCCAGCTACCTCGGCGCGCTGCAGGCGTTCTCGCTGTTCGAACCCGAGTTCGTCTCGATCCCGACCGACGACAAGGGCCTGGTGCCCGAGGCGCTGACGCCCGAGCTGACCGCCGGCGCGCGCTTCCTGTACGCCCTGCCCAACTTCCAGAACCCAACCGGCCGCCGCCTGCCGCTGGAGCGCCGCCAGGCACTGGTGGCGCGCGCGCAGGAACTGGGCGTGCTGGTGGTGGAAGACGATCCGTACGGCGCGCTCAGCTATACCGGCGACCAGCTGCCGACGCTGCTGTCGATGAATCCGGACGGCGTGATCTACATGGGCTCGTTCTCGAAGATCCTGGCTCCCGGCATGCGCCTGGGCTACGTGATCGCCCCGCCCGAGCTGCATTTCAAGCTGTGCCAGGCCAAGCAGGCATCGGACCTGCATACGCCGACCTTCACGCAGCGCGTGGCCTACGAGACCGTGCGCGACGGCCTGCTCGACCGCCATATCCCGACCATCCGCGAGCTCTACAGCAAGCAGTGCCAGACCATGCTGGACGCGCTCAAGCGCCATATGCCGGAAGGCGTGACCTGGAACACGCCCGAAGGCGGCATGTTTATCTGGATGGAGCTGCCCGAAGGGCTGGACAGCATGGCTATCCTGGAAGAAGCGGTGAAGCGCAACGTGGCCTATGTGCCGGGCGCGCCGTTCTACGCCAGCAACCCGAAGCGCAATGCGCTGCGCCTGGCGTTCGTCACGGTGCCGCCCGAGCGCATCGAGCAGGGCGTGGCGATCCTGGGCGAGCTGTTCCGCGAGTCCATCGCCGCCGCTGCCGCCAGGCAAGCGCGCGCGGCCTGA